The following coding sequences lie in one Mycobacterium gordonae genomic window:
- a CDS encoding NAD-binding protein has translation MVRHIIVSGHDALAATIIEELNKVGANVAMLAGDNLVGVDLTNADAVVCVGDDDARNLEIALLARKANPHVRVVARLANDVLREAMAADNGPGAILDVADLAAPSVVESVLAYTAHPFEVAGIDFVVSRSEAPRDATLREIYGDLAPVAVIGGKDSPAPGEVVACPGRDLQVRAGDWTAMIGTAEEVAARGMTVPRPVPNRSGRPRMHRGLDAARTLRDEVNPMFFRALGAAAALLVGSTVLLRYAYQMPGMSWIDALYFTTETIATVGYGDFNFFNQPIWLRLYSIMLMFAGVTTTALLVAFIADLLLSRRFVRSAGRSRVRHMRNHIIVVGLGSFGSRVVSDLTAAGRDVAVIELDENNRYLASAAELEVPVIFGDATLRQTLEHAGIEKARAVAVLTQDDMVNIEVGIVLREMLNTRSHRKLHRKDVPLVLRVYDRSLGSAVAQRFGFDNVRSTVDLAAPWFIGAAMGLQVLGTFSIGQRSFMVGGMCVASGSELDGKPMHELSTQVRVIAITGPDGQVKLHPRRDARLEGGDTVYLVGPYRELLATLRKGQPSDQSVDSMRAG, from the coding sequence ATGGTGCGTCACATTATCGTCAGCGGTCACGATGCGTTGGCTGCGACGATCATCGAGGAACTCAACAAGGTCGGCGCCAACGTCGCAATGCTGGCCGGCGACAACTTGGTGGGGGTCGATCTCACCAATGCCGATGCCGTCGTGTGCGTCGGCGACGACGACGCGAGGAACCTCGAAATCGCTTTGCTCGCACGGAAAGCCAATCCTCATGTGCGGGTGGTCGCCCGGCTGGCCAACGACGTGCTGCGCGAGGCGATGGCCGCCGACAACGGCCCCGGCGCGATCCTGGACGTCGCCGACCTCGCCGCGCCCTCGGTGGTCGAATCGGTGCTGGCCTATACCGCGCACCCGTTCGAGGTGGCCGGCATCGACTTCGTGGTCTCGAGGTCCGAAGCGCCGCGGGACGCGACCCTGCGTGAGATCTACGGCGACCTGGCTCCGGTGGCGGTGATCGGTGGCAAGGACTCGCCCGCTCCCGGGGAAGTGGTGGCGTGTCCCGGGCGGGACCTGCAGGTCCGGGCCGGTGACTGGACGGCGATGATCGGCACCGCCGAGGAGGTGGCCGCTCGCGGCATGACGGTTCCCCGGCCGGTGCCCAACCGCTCCGGCCGGCCCCGGATGCACCGCGGCCTCGACGCGGCGCGCACCCTGCGCGACGAAGTGAATCCGATGTTCTTCCGGGCGCTGGGGGCAGCGGCCGCGTTGCTGGTGGGGTCGACAGTATTGCTGCGCTACGCCTACCAGATGCCCGGGATGAGCTGGATCGACGCGTTGTACTTCACCACCGAAACGATCGCCACGGTCGGCTACGGCGACTTCAACTTCTTCAACCAGCCAATCTGGCTGCGGCTGTACAGCATCATGTTGATGTTCGCCGGCGTCACCACCACCGCGCTGCTGGTGGCCTTCATCGCCGACCTGCTGCTCTCGCGCCGCTTCGTCCGCTCGGCCGGGCGCTCAAGGGTGCGCCACATGCGCAACCACATCATCGTCGTCGGCCTGGGCTCCTTCGGCAGCCGCGTGGTCAGCGACCTGACCGCCGCCGGGCGCGACGTCGCCGTCATCGAACTCGACGAGAACAACCGGTACCTGGCATCGGCGGCCGAACTCGAGGTTCCGGTGATCTTCGGTGACGCGACGCTGCGCCAGACGCTCGAGCATGCCGGGATTGAGAAGGCCCGCGCGGTGGCCGTGCTGACCCAGGACGACATGGTCAACATCGAGGTCGGCATCGTCTTGCGGGAGATGTTGAACACCCGCTCGCACCGCAAGCTGCATCGCAAGGACGTGCCGTTGGTGCTGCGGGTGTACGACCGGTCACTGGGTTCGGCGGTGGCCCAGCGGTTCGGCTTCGACAACGTCCGCTCGACTGTCGATCTGGCGGCGCCCTGGTTCATCGGCGCCGCGATGGGACTGCAGGTGCTGGGGACGTTCTCCATCGGGCAACGCTCCTTCATGGTGGGCGGGATGTGCGTCGCCTCTGGCAGCGAGCTCGACGGCAAGCCCATGCACGAGCTGTCCACCCAGGTCCGCGTCATCGCGATCACCGGGCCCGACGGGCAGGTCAAGCTGCACCCGCGCCGCGACGCGCGCCTGGAGGGCGGCGACACCGTCTACCTCGTCGGCCCCTACCGCGAACTGCTGGCCACTCTGCGCAAGGGACAGCCCTCGGATCAGTCGGTCGACAGCATGCGGGCAGGCTGA
- a CDS encoding LLM class flavin-dependent oxidoreductase: MTMPVMEPDLDATLLRQWAQVIDEGPFSSLCWGERIAFDNPDSLTLLGAISAWTQRVRLVTTVIVPQLHDPVMLAKGLATGDMLSGGRLTVGIGVGGREEDYNAVGADPKTQTIRGMAERVAVMKRVWAGEKTTDSVRPVGPSPVQKGGPPLHVGTIGPKTVRSAAAWADGMAGTTLDLDVAKQNELFDVARRAWAEAGKPEPHLATSFWFAFGAADEARGQVHRHLRRYMNWIPAEYVDAMAPMTGWAGSEDELVAVLRGFADIGTHEVQLIPTSSDTEQLRRAADVVAAL; the protein is encoded by the coding sequence ATGACGATGCCGGTGATGGAGCCCGACCTGGACGCGACGCTGCTGCGGCAGTGGGCGCAGGTGATCGACGAGGGCCCGTTCTCGTCGCTGTGCTGGGGCGAGCGCATCGCCTTCGACAACCCGGACAGCCTGACCTTGCTGGGCGCCATCTCAGCGTGGACGCAGCGGGTGCGGCTGGTGACGACGGTGATCGTCCCGCAGCTGCACGACCCGGTGATGCTGGCCAAGGGCCTGGCCACCGGCGACATGCTCAGCGGCGGCCGCCTGACGGTGGGCATCGGGGTGGGTGGCCGGGAGGAGGACTACAACGCGGTGGGCGCCGACCCCAAGACGCAGACCATCCGCGGCATGGCCGAGCGCGTCGCGGTGATGAAGCGCGTGTGGGCGGGGGAGAAGACCACCGACTCGGTGCGGCCGGTCGGCCCCTCGCCCGTGCAAAAAGGTGGCCCGCCGCTACACGTCGGCACGATCGGACCCAAAACCGTCCGTAGCGCCGCCGCCTGGGCCGACGGAATGGCCGGAACCACCTTGGACCTCGATGTCGCCAAGCAGAACGAGCTGTTCGACGTCGCACGTCGCGCCTGGGCCGAGGCCGGCAAACCGGAGCCGCACCTGGCGACGTCGTTCTGGTTCGCGTTCGGCGCGGCCGACGAAGCCCGCGGCCAGGTGCACCGGCACCTGCGGCGGTACATGAACTGGATCCCGGCCGAGTACGTCGATGCCATGGCGCCGATGACCGGATGGGCGGGTTCCGAGGACGAGCTGGTCGCGGTACTCAGGGGATTCGCCGACATCGGCACACACGAAGTGCAACTCATCCCCACCAGCTCGGACACCGAGCAGCTGCGTCGGGCCGCAGACGTCGTCGCCGCGTTGTAG
- a CDS encoding VOC family protein has translation MALTSTSIAHVRLTVTDIERSRRFYESVFDWPVLIEAPENPDEATRRRLGFLFGGVIYDMGGALLGLRPVADDRFDEDRCGLDHLALRIASKDELYSAAKHLDEIGIAHEPVKDIGPAYILEFRDPDNIALELTAPK, from the coding sequence ATGGCACTAACGAGCACGTCAATCGCCCACGTCCGGCTCACTGTCACCGACATCGAGCGATCGCGGCGGTTCTACGAGAGCGTGTTCGACTGGCCGGTGCTCATCGAGGCCCCGGAGAACCCCGACGAGGCGACGCGGCGCCGGTTGGGTTTTCTATTCGGCGGCGTCATCTACGACATGGGTGGCGCGCTGCTCGGGTTGCGGCCGGTGGCCGATGACCGCTTCGACGAGGACCGGTGCGGGCTGGACCACCTGGCGTTGAGGATCGCCAGCAAGGACGAATTATATTCTGCAGCAAAACATCTCGATGAGATCGGGATTGCCCACGAGCCGGTCAAGGACATCGGGCCGGCCTACATCCTGGAGTTCCGCGACCCGGACAACATCGCCTTGGAGCTCACGGCGCCGAAGTAA
- a CDS encoding VOC family protein, whose amino-acid sequence MSISFNHTIVASRDKRQSAEFLTELFDLPGPAPFGPFLVVALEHLASLDYADVADGDEIRPQHYAFLVSEAEFDAIYGKITARGLPHWADPRAQRPGEINTRDGGRGVYFRDPAGHAMEILTRPYGSG is encoded by the coding sequence ATGAGTATCAGCTTCAACCACACCATCGTCGCGTCGCGCGACAAGCGGCAATCCGCGGAGTTTCTCACCGAACTGTTCGACCTGCCCGGCCCCGCACCGTTCGGCCCGTTCCTGGTCGTCGCACTGGAACACCTTGCCAGCCTGGACTACGCCGACGTCGCCGACGGCGACGAAATCCGGCCGCAGCACTACGCGTTCCTGGTCTCCGAAGCGGAGTTCGACGCCATCTACGGCAAGATCACCGCCCGCGGCTTGCCGCACTGGGCGGACCCTCGCGCCCAACGACCCGGCGAAATCAATACTCGGGACGGTGGCCGCGGCGTCTACTTCCGCGACCCAGCCGGGCACGCGATGGAGATTCTGACCAGGCCCTACGGCTCGGGCTAG
- a CDS encoding Rrf2 family transcriptional regulator → MRMSAKAEYAVRAMVQLATVPSGTLVKTDELAQAQGIPPQFLVDILTNLRTDRLVRSHRGREGGYELARPGTEISIADVLRCIDGPLASVRDIGLGDLPYSGPTVALTDVWRALRASMRSVLEETTVADVANGTLPEHVAQMADDYRDQESRRHGAARR, encoded by the coding sequence ATGCGGATGTCGGCCAAGGCGGAGTACGCCGTTCGGGCGATGGTCCAGCTCGCGACGGTCCCCAGTGGCACGCTGGTCAAGACCGACGAGCTGGCCCAGGCCCAGGGCATTCCGCCGCAGTTCCTCGTCGACATCCTGACCAACCTGCGGACCGACCGCCTGGTGCGCAGCCACCGCGGACGTGAGGGTGGTTACGAACTGGCGCGGCCGGGCACCGAGATCAGCATCGCTGACGTGTTGCGGTGTATCGACGGGCCGTTGGCCAGCGTGCGCGACATCGGGCTGGGAGATCTGCCCTATTCCGGCCCGACCGTCGCGCTCACCGATGTGTGGCGGGCGTTGCGCGCCAGCATGCGGTCGGTCTTGGAGGAGACGACCGTGGCAGACGTCGCCAACGGCACGCTGCCCGAGCATGTCGCGCAGATGGCCGACGACTACCGCGACCAGGAGAGCCGGCGGCACGGGGCCGCCCGCCGCTAG